One genomic segment of Mus pahari chromosome 4, PAHARI_EIJ_v1.1, whole genome shotgun sequence includes these proteins:
- the LOC110321053 gene encoding protein S100-A15A: MQLRGQAVDAEQPRTKSNRLSAVPEPPPLLCRSACILQGPSVMPDTPVEDSLFQIIHCFHHYAAREGDKETLSLEELKALLLDSVPRFMDTLGRRQPYYITELFRAADKNKDNQICFDEFLYILGKLVKDYHLQFHRQLCAHYCTQHSLY; the protein is encoded by the exons atgcagttAAG AGGCCAAGCTGTGGATGCTGAGCAGCCCCGCACCAAGAGCAACAG ACTCTCTGCTGTCCCAGAGCCTCCTCCTCTACTCTGCAGATCTGCCTGTATCCTGCAGGGTCCATCAGTCATGCCTGACACACCAGTGGAGGACTCCCTCTTCCAAATCATACACTGCTTCCATCACTATGCTGCCCGGGAAGGGGACAAGGAGACCCTGTCCCTGGAGGAGTTGAAAGCCCTGCTCTTGGATAGCGTGCCTCGCTTCATGGACACCTTG GGCCGCAGGCAGCCATACTACATCACAGAGCTGTTTCGGGCTGCTGACAAAAACAAGGACAACCAGATCTGCTTCGATGAGTTCCTGTACATCTTGGGCAAGCTGGTGAAGGACTATCATCTCCAGTTCCACCGGCAGTTGTGTGCACACTACTGTACCCAACACAGCCTCTACTAG